The DNA window CCCAGCGCCCCTGCGCGTCCACGCTCCAGAGCACCTCGCGGAAGTGGTCGAGCGTGACGGCGTCGGGGAAGGGGTTGGCCGTGAGCGACATGCCATCCACGGGGGACAGCGCCATCTTCACCACCCACAGCACCGGGTAGAGCGTCACCATGCACATCACGCTCAGCCCCGCGTGGATGCCCGCCATCTTCAGCCAGGAGGGCTTCTTCATCACGCGGTCTCCTCGGTGCGCAGCAGGCGCTTGGTGAAGGCGGACCACCCCAGCAGCACCAGGAAGATGAGGACCGAGTACGCCGCCGCGAAGCCGTACTGCTCGTTGCGTTGGAAGGCCCAGCGGAACGCCTCGGACACCAGGATGTCCGTGCCTCCGCCCGGCTCTCCGCCCGACACGAGATAGATGATGTTGAACATGTTGAACGTCCACACGCTGCCCAGGACCACGGCGGGCAACATGGCGGGCTTCAAGAGGGGCAGGGTGATGCGCCGGAACTGCGTCCAGCGGCTGGCGCCGTCCACCTCCGCCGCCTCATAGAGCTCCTGCGGAATGGACTGCAGCGCCCCCAGCGCCACCACCATCATGAAGGGGAAGCCCAGCCACGTGTTGGTGGCCACGTTGGCCGCGAAGGCGGTGGAGAAGCGGGTGAACCAGCTCACCGGCTCCAAGCCCAGCAGCGTGAGCAGGCCGTTGATGGCGCCAAACTGCCGGTGGAACATGCTCTTCCACATCAGCGCGGTGATGTAGTTGGGCACCGCCCACGGGATGATGAGCAGCACCCGGTACATGCCGCGCAGCTTCAGCAGCGGGTCCCTCAAGAGCAGCGCCAGCCCCAGGCCGATGCAGACGTGGAGCACCACGTTCACCACCGCCCACAGGAGCGTCACCGCGAGCGTGAAGTAGAACGAGAGCGGCTCGCGGATGCTGTAGCCCCGGCTGGCCAGGATGTCGACGAAGTTGGCCAGGCCCACGAAGCTGTACTGCCCCGCGTCGTGGTGGAACAGCGACAGGCTCAGGCCCACCACGAACGGAATGAACACCAGCACCAGCACGCCCGCGGCCGCTGGCGCCACATACGTCGCCGCTCGAGTCAGGTCGGGATAGCGCTGGCGAAGGGACTGTGCCCCCGCGGGCCGCCGCAGCACGTAGGCCGTCCCCCCCAGCGCCATGGCTCCCACGAGCCCCAGCCACGGAACGGGATTCGCGTCGGCGGGACGCTCGCGGTGCAGCGCGCGATAGCGACGGTCCGCCAGTGCCCCCGCGTCCTCGGGCTTCACGCCGCCCTGGAGCACCGCGCGCAAGGCCAGCTTCATGGGCTCCCACACGCGCGCCATCTCCAGCGTGTTGGGCATGGGCGTCGCGTTCCTCGCCGCCTCGCGGAAGGAGGAGATGAGCGTGTCCTCCTTCACCTCCTGCGTCTCGTACGCGGCCACATCCGCGGGAATCTGCCGGCCCACCGTGGTGCGCACCCGGGACGCTTCACCCGTGGACAGGAAGCGCGCCAACGCATGCGCCCGCGCGGCCTGCTCCGAGCGCGCCGAGACAAAGGCGGCCTCCACCCCCAGGAATGGCTTCATGGGCGTGCCCGTCTCGCTCACCGTGGGCAGCGCGACCACGCGGTAGCGCACGGTGGGCGCAATCTCCCCCGCGAACCAGGGACCGCTGATGAGCATCGCCGCGCGGCCGTCGTTGAAGAGCGTCTTCACCAGCGCCCCGGACACCTCCTGCGGCATCCACCGCTCGTCTTGAAGCCGCTTCACGAAGGCCAGCGAGCGCGCCATCCCTGGCGTGTCGAAGCGGGCCCGGCCCGTGTCATCGAAGAGGGGCCCGTCGAAGCCGAAGAGGAAGGGGGCGTGGAAGTAGAAGTCGCCGCTCTCGTACACCAGCCCGAACCGGCCCTCCGCCGCGTTGGACAACGCGGGCAGCATCGCCAACAGCTCCTGCGTCGAAGCAGGCGGCCGAGGCACCAGGTCCGTGTTGACGTAGAGCGCGAGCGACTTGAGCGACAGGGGATAGCCATACACCCGGCCATCCACCTCCAGCGCCTCCACCGTGTTGGCGAAGTAGTCCGCCCGGACGAAGTCCTTCGCGGTGGCGGCGACCAGGTTCTGTGCGTGGAAGTTGCGCAGCCGCTCGTGGTTGAAGATGAAGACATCCGGACCCGCGCCGTGCGGAATCGCGTTGGTCAGCTTGTGCGCGTAGGCGTCGTACGGCAGGCCCAGCAGGTCCACCTTCACGCCGGTCGTCTCGGTGAAGCGCGCGGTCGCCTGGATGAGCGCGGTCTCCTCGCCGCCTCGATAGGCATGCCACAGCTTGAGCGGCGCGGGCGCGTCGGCCGCATGGGCACTCCACGCCACCGCCAGCACCAGCACCAGCAGGGCGGCCCACCTCTTCAAGACGCCACCTCCAGTGACGCTTGCTCCGTGGGATGGCGAAGGGCTCGAGCCCCGTCCTCGGTGAAGAGGTGCAGCGCGTCCGCCACGGGGGCCAGGGTCACCCGGTCACCCACGGACACCTGCGTGCCCTTGTCGAACCGCGCGGCCACGGGGCCCGCCTCCGTGGTCACGAAGGCATACCCGTCGAACCCCAGCCGCTCCACCGCGTCCACCGTGCCCGACAGGGGGCCCAGGGGCGCGACTCGCAAATCCTGGGGTCTCAACCCCACCAGCACCTGGTTCGTCTCGGACGAGAGGTCCGGTGGGCACAGCAGCGTGAAGCCCTTGCCCACCAGGTTGGCGCCGTCGCGGCGGGCCTCCAGGAAGTTCATCGACGGCGAGCCCAGGAAGCCCGCGACGAACCGGTTCGCTGGGCGGTGGTAGAGCTCCAACGGAGGGCCCACCTGCTGCAACACGCCCCCATTGAAGACAGCCACGCGGGTGGCCAGCGTCATGGCCTCCACCTGGTCGTGGGTGACGTAGATCATCGTCGCGCCCAGCCGGCGGTGCAGCCGCGCCAGCTCTCCTCGCATCTGCACCCGCAGCGCCGTGTCCAGGTTGGAGAGGGGCTCATCGAAGAGGAACACCTTCGGGCGCCGGACGATGGCTCGCCCCATGGCCACACGCTGGCGTTGCCCTCCCGACAAGGCCTTGGGCTTGCGCTCCAGGAGGTGGCTCAACTCCAGCATCGCCGCGACTTCATCCACCCGCGAGGCAATCTCCGCCTGGGGGAGCTTTCGCAGCGACAGGCCAAACGCCAGGTTCTCCCGCACCGTCATGTGCGGGTAGAGCGCGTAGGATTGGAACACCATCGCCACGTCGCGGTCTCTCGGAGGCACGTCATTGACGCGCGTCTCGCCAATCCGTACCTCGCCCGCGTCCACCTGCTCCAGCCCCGCGATGAGTCGCAGGAGGGTGGTCTTCCCGCAGCCCGAGGGGCCGACCATGACGAGGAACTCGCCTTGCCTCACGTGAAGGTCCACACCCTTCACGATGAGGTTCGCGCCAAACGACTTCTTGATTCCGTTCAGGATGACGTCGGCCAAGACGCACTCGAAAATTGAGGGGAGAACGGCCGCGCACCATACCTGGAGCCTCGTGCTTTGCCCAAACCTCCCAGGGAGGGCGCGGTGCGTTAGTGTCGTGTATGACTCGCCATGCTATGGAGGCCCGCATCATGAGCACTTCCCGCCGGCTCCTTCCGAGGGGCGCGACCCTGGTCGCCCTGCTGTCCGTCACTGGCTGCGGCGAGAGTGATTACGTCCGGCTCTATCACAGCGAGGCCCGCGCCCCGAGCTACTCCGTCCAGGATGTGGAGTCGATGCAGCACATGGGGGCGACCTTCTCCGACCAGGGGGTCAATTTCTCCCTCTACTCGGAGAACGCCACGCGGCTGGAGTTGTTGCTCTTCGACGACCCGGAGCAGAACCGGCCCTCCCGGACGTATGAGCTGACGCGCTACGGAGACGTGTGGAATGTCTACGTGGAAGGCGTGGGGCTGGGACAGCACTACGGCTTTCGAGCCTGGGGACCCAACTGGGAGTTCGACCCGGACTGGTTCCCCGGCGCCATCCATGGCTTCCGCGCCGACGTGGATGCCGATGGCAACCGTTTCAATCCGAACAAGCTGCTGACCGACCCCTACTCCAAGGCCCTGCACAGGGACCACGACTGGAGCAAGGGCAGCACCGCCAGCGGTCCAGCCCGCACGGAGGTGACGTACGCGGCCTCCGCCAAGAGCGTCATCGTCGAAAGCCAATACGCCTGGGGCGAGACGGAGCGGCGCTGGCGAGACAACCGGCAGAACGAGCAGTGGGAGGGGCACCGGTGGCAGGACCTCATCGTCTACGAGGTCCACGCCAAGGGCTTCACCGCGGATGGCGCCAGCGGCGTGCGCTTCCCTGGCACCTACCGGGGGATGGGCGAGAAGGCTGACTACTTCAAGGACCTGGGCATCACCGCCGTGGAGCTGTTGCCCATCCACGAGAAGCCGCTGGATGGCGGTTACTGGGGTTACCAGACCATCAACTTCTTCGCGCCCGAGCTGTCCTACGCGGCCCACCGTCAGCCGCATCAGGTCATCGACGAGTTCAAGTGGATGGTGGAGGAGCTGCACAAGCGCGACATCGAGGTCATCGTCGACGTCGTCTACAACCACACCGGTGAAGGCGGGCTGTGGCGCGAGAAGCTCGAGTCGGATGACGTGCAGCCCGGCGAGCCGCTGGACTCCCTGGACCCGGCCGAGGTCGCCGGCCTGTATTCCTTCCGCGGCATCGACAATCAGGCCTACTACGGGCTCAACGGCGACCGGCGCACGTACTGGAACAACACGGGCGTGGGCAACCAGACGCGGCCCAACCACCGGCCCATGCGCAAGCTCATCATCGACAGCCTGCGCTTCTACGTCGAAGAGCTGCACGTGGATGGCTTCCGCTTCGACCTGGCGCCCATCCTGGGAGAGCGGGACCAGGACTACAACCGCTGGGACGACCCTCGGAACACCGTGCTGCAGGAGATTGTCGATGACCCGGTGCTCCAGCGCTACAACACGCGCATCATCGCGGAGCCCTGGAGCGCGGGCGGCTGGTATTGCATGCCCATGGGCGAGTTCCCCAACTCGCTCAACCAGCCCGGCCACGGCTGGTACGAGTGGAATGGCCGCTTCCGCGACTGGTGGCGCTCGTTCATCAACAAGGACGACTGGAAGCTCAACTCGAACGAGGGCTCCCTGTGTGGCAGGCCCGGCTCGGCGGACGGCCCCTTCCTGATGTACGGCAGCAAGGAGTGGTACGAGCGCAACGGCCGCCGCCCCTACCACTCCATGAACTTCATCACCGTGCACGACGGGTTCACGCTGTACGACTTGTTCGCGTACGACGTGAAGCAGAACAAGTGCGGGCCCCTCAACCCGGTGTGCTGCGACAACCCCAACAGCCCCTTCTGCGACAAGGAGAGCGGCGAGAACCACAACCGCTCCCGCAACTGGGGCGCGGTGGGGGACGCGCGAGGGGAGAGCCTGCGCCGCCAGATGATGCGCAATGCCTTCATGGCGATGATGGTGAGCCACGGCACCCCGATGATTCTGGGCGGCGACGAGTGGATGCGCACGCAGCTGGGCAACAACAACGCCTACTCGACTCGCGCGGACAATCCCTTCAACTGGTACCAGTGGGGGACCTACCTGGCCCGCGACGAGCGCCATCGGATGTATGAGTTCGTCAAGGCCGCCATCCGCCTGCGCAAGGAGAACCGCCACGCCTTCGCCCCAGGCGGTTACGGGAAGGGCGCGCCACTGCTGTGGAAGAGCGCTCGGAACACGGAGCCCGCCGACTGGGACAGCAAGCAGTTGATGATGCACTACCCGGACACGTCCCATGGGCCGGAGCTGGTGGTGCTCATCAACATGGAGCCTCGCGCGGTGGAGTTCACCCTGCCGCCCGGGCGCACCTGGAAGCGCCTCATCGACACCCAGGCGTATTTCGACAGCCCCGAGTACCTCTCCGCCGCGGGCTTGGACTCACGCGTCACGGGCAATGCGTGGCTGGAGCGCCCCGCGCCCGTGCCCGGGTCGACCTATGGGGTTCCGGAGCGCACCATCGTCGTACTTCGCGCGGAGTAGGGGCCGGCAGGCTGATTGCGCTATAAGCGGGGCCCGCCCATGCGAGTCCTGACCGCGCGCCTCGGCGCCTTCCTGTTGTTGCTCTTTCCGCTCGTCACCCAGGCTGACGCCACGAGGGACCGCTTCGGCGCCGCGGGCTACTTCCGCATCATGACCCGGCCGGATTTCTCCGGCGGCTCGGGTCAGCTCGGGTACTACTGGCTGTACGGGCGTCTGCTCAACGAGAGCCCCTATGGCGAGCTCAACCTCCGACTGGACGTGCTGCAATCCACGCCCGGGACGGACGAGGTCTGGGCGGAGGTCCACACCCGCTTCTCGGGCACGTCCTTCCGCTCCGCGGACCCCGGCAATGGCTCGTTCCTCAACTTCCGCGCGGACTACCTCTTCGTGCGCGCGGGGAACATCCTGCTGGACCGCGTGACGTGGCAGTTGGGCACGCTCGAGGACCGCTGGAATGACTTGCACCTCTATGACCAGCGCCCCGCGACGCTGCTCTGGGACACGGTGGGCCTGTCCGGCACCTACCAGGGCGACCGCTACGACGTGCTGCTGGCGGTGGGTGACAGCGGTTACACGCTGCGGCCCCAGAAGTACAACACGGTGCTCACGGGCGCGGCCTCCTTCCGCTACCGGCTGATTCCGGGCCACCTGGAAGTGGGCGTGCGCGGGCAACTTGGATACGAGTCGAAGGTGCGTGGCAATCGCAACGCGCTCTACAAGTCCGACGGCATCGTCTACGAGGACTACGTGAGGCGCGAAGTGGTGCGCCGCTACTTCGAGGCGAACCCGGGGCTGGAGGACCTGGTGCGGGACCTCGAGCCTCGCGACGCGCTGTCCTACCGGGCCATCGGCTATCTGGGCTTTGGCAATATCGGGCCGCTCGTCTGGGACAACTTCTACGTCACCTTCGAGCGCAAGCACCCGGAGCTGTCGTACACGGAGAACTACCGGAACCGGGATTGGACCGTGTACATCGCGGACCAGACGGACGAGCGGTATGAGCTGTCGTTCGGCAACGAGGCGTACTTCAAGATCATCCCCGAGAAGCTGGAGGCCCTGTGGGGCGTCTGGGTGGGGTATGCCTTCAACGAGGACAACCTCATCAAGCCCGGAGACGACGACCGGCTCATCGCGTCCACGGTGGTGCGTCTCCAGTACTTCCTCACCGAGCGTGTCCACCTCCTCGTGGAGACGAGCATCGCTCGCGAGAAGAGCACCAACGGCAACCTGTACCGCAACCACGTCGACTCGGTGTTCACCAGCACGCGAGGCTTCCCCGACGCGCGCGGCCTGGAGTTCGGCGACAGCGACACGCGCGACACGTGGCAGGGCAAGGTGGGTGTTGTCCTCAATCCAACGGGCCGGGGCATCTACGCTCGCCCCAGCCTGCGGCTGCTGTATGGCTTGCAGTACTCGTCTCAGCACGCGGCGTTCGGCAACTCCTTCGTGGATAGCCTGGACCAGTACAACCAGTACGTCGGCCCCGAGCGCCACTGGCACTCGGTGGTCGCCATCGAGGCAGAAGGATGGTTCTGAGACAGCGGTGGGCCCTCGCGTGGTGCCTGATGCTGGTGGCCGCGGGGTGCCTCAAGCGGCAGGGGCCTCCGGTGCTCGCGCCCGAGGGCACGGTGGTGGCGGTGGCGTACATCCGCGACGACGCGCGACGAGGCGCCGTGTCCCAGGTCCCCGAGGGTGTCCGCCAGCGCGTGGTGGAGGCCCTGGGCAAGCGCAACCTCCAGGTCCGTGAGCTTCCCTACGAGCAGTACGCGGCCGAGTTCGCGAAGGTGACGGACACGCAGCGCCGCTTCGCGATGCTCAAGGCCCAGGCGCCAGAGGCTCCGCTGCTCCTGCTGGTGGAGACGCGGGTGTCGTTCTTCGGCCAGGTGGGCGGGCGCTTCTCCTGGGATGTGTATGTGAAGACGACGGCGAACCGCGCGACGTCCGTGCTGGAGCCCACCAGCGACATGAGTGACTACGGCGCCGCGCTCCAGTTCGACCAGCAGCGCGAGGACGACGCGCAGCTCGAAGTCGCCCGGCAGATTTCGGGACAGGCCGCGGCGTTGTTCGACTCGTTCCTCGCCTCGCCCATGCTCGTGCCCGCGACGGATGGGGGACCGGGGCTGGTGCCAGGGCTGACCGCGCCCGCGGGCGAGGGAATCGAGCCGGGCAAGAGCACCCCCACGGAGCCGCCGCCTCCCTCCACTCCCGCGCCCAAGCCCTATCTGGGACAGTGGAGCCCTCCACCGGGCGACGCCATCTACTTCGTGATGGTGGACCGCTTCGCCAACGGCAATCCCGGCAACGACGGCGCGGTGGACGCGAAGGACGCGCAGGCCTTTCACGGCGGAGACCTGCAAGGCGTCATCGACCGGCTGGATGGGCTGAAGGCGCTGGGCGTCCGCACGGTGTGGCTGTCGCCCGTGTTCCAGATGCGCACGGAGAAGTTCTACGGCTACGGCGCCTTCCACGGGTACTGGGTGGAGGACCTGGGCCGCGTGGAGCCTCGCTTCGGTGACGAGGCGCTGCTCGCCCGATTATCGGAAGAGCTGCGCCGCCGGGACATGCGGCTCGTGTTGGATGTCGTCCTCAATCATGTCGGGCCCCAGACGCGGCTCACGCGCGAGAAGCCCGAGTGGTTCCACGGCCTGGGGCCCATCGCGAACTGGGAGGACCCGCGCGAGCTGGTGATGCACGACGTGCACGGGCTGCCGGACCTCGCGGTGGAGAAGGAGGAGGTCTACGCGCACCTGCTCTCGCAGTCGCTCCGGTGGGTGGACGCGGTGAAGCCCGCGGGGTTCCGCCTGGATGCCGTCAAGCACCTGCCCCTGGACTTCTGGGCTCGCTACAACGACGACGTGCGGGCGCATGCGGGGAAGGACTTCCTGCTCCTCGGCGAGCTGCTGGATGGAGACCCGGTGCTGCTCGCGCGGGTGATGAAGGAGGGCCACTTCGGCGCGATGTTCGACTTCCCCCTGACGTTCGCGCTGGTGGATGTCTTCTGCCGGGGACGCTCGCCGTCGCATCTGGGGGCCACGCTCTTCAACGACAGGCTGCATCCCTCGCCCGACTCGCTGGTGACGATGCTGGACAACCACGACCTGCCGCGCGTCATGAGCGAGTGCGGTGGCGACGTGGAGAAGGTGCGCCAGGCGCTCGCCGTGCAGCTCACCGCGCGTGGCGTCCCGGCGCTCACGTACGGAATCGAGGAGGGGCTCAGCGGCGTGAAGGAGCCGGAGAACCGGGGCGACATGCGCTTCACCTCCGGCCATCCACTGCGGGAGTGGATTGGACGGCTGCTGGCGCTGCGGCGGGGCAGTGAGGCCCTCCAGCGTGGCGAGACATGGGTGCTCGCCGCGCGGGAGGACCTCTTCGCCTACGTGCGCGTGTCCGCGGACGAGGCCGTGGTGATTGGCATCAACTCGGGGGCATCGCCGAGGGAGGTGGGCTTGCCCGACGCGCTGGCCGCGTCCCGCGCCGTCGAGCTGACGACGGGCGCGGTGCCCACGCTCGGGCGGGTTCAGCGCGGCCTCGTGTTCCCCGCGCATCACGTCACGTTGATGCACCTGAAAGCGGAAGTGACGGGTGGGTACGCGGCGCTGGTGAAGCAGGCGCGCACGCGGTGGCGAGGGGAGGGTGAGCGACGCACCGTGGTCCTGGAGACGGACGATGCGTCCCTGCGTGTGGTGGGCGGGGGGCCGGAGCTGGGAGGGTGGAAGCCCGAGCGCTCGCTTCGCCCACGAGAGGGCGCCATCACGCTCTCGCTGCCCGTGGGGGGCGTCTTCGAGTACAAGCTCGTCCGGGACACGGGCCCAGGGACGTTCTCCTGGGAGGGCGGCGCCAACCGCCTCCTCCATGTCCCCGAGGGCACCGAGCCCCTGCGCCAGAAGGTGGCGTGGGAGCAGCGCCCCTCGGCAGGCAGCACCTTCTTTCAGCCGCCCCTCTCCGGGGCCATGACCGAGAGCCCGAAGTGAACGACCGACTCCTCCGCGCCGCACGCCGCCAGCCCACGGACACCACGCCGGTGTGGCTGATGCGACAGGCTGGCCGCTACCTGCCCGAGTACCGGGCCATTCGCGGCAACATCGCGTTCCTGGACCTGTGCAAGCACCCGGACCTGGCGGCCGAGGTGACGGTGCAGCCAGTCACTCGGCTGGGCGTGGACGCGGCCATCATCTTCTCCGACATCCTCATCCCCGTGGAGGCGATGGGCATCACCCTGGAGCTGGGTGACAAGGGGCCGCACTTCCCGGAGCCCGTGCGCACGGCGGCGGACATCGACAAGCTGGCGATTCCAGACCCGGTGGAGGGCACGGGCTTTGTCGCGGAGGCCATCCGCCGCACGCGCAAGGCGCTCAATGACTCGGTGCCCGTCATCGGCTTCGCGGGCGCGCCCTTCACGCTGGCCGCGTACATGGTGGAGGGCGGCGGCTCCAAGAGCTACATCCTCATCAAGCGCCTGATGTTCGAGCAGCCCGCGCTGGCGCACCGCCTCTTCTCCAAGCTCACCGACACCCTCATCCCGTACCTCAAGATGCAGGTGGCCGCGGGCGCGAGCATCGTCCAGATTTTCGACTCGTGGGGTGGCGAGCTGTCGCCGTGGGACTACGAGCGCTTCTGCATTCCCTACCTCACGCGCATGGTGTCCGAGCTGAAGGCCACGGGCGTGCCCGTCATCGTCTTCGGCGTGGGCATGTCCACGCACCTGTCCTTGCTCAAGCGCACCGGCGCGGACGTGGTGGGGCTGGACTGGACCCTGCCCATGGACGAGGGCCGGCGCGTGCTGGGGCCGGACGTGGCGGTGCAGGGCAATCTGGACCCGCTGCACCTGTTCCTTCCGCGCGAGGAGTTGGATGGCCGCATCAAGGACATCATCCAGCGCGCGGGCCCGGTGGGGCACATCTTCAACCTGGGCCACGGCATCCTCCCGCCCACGGACCCCGACGCCGCGAAGTTCGCCGTCGAGGCCGTGCACCGTCACGGCGCCGCGCTTCGTCAGGGCACGCTGACGCCGTAGCAGCCGCGCGCCAGTCCGTGCGCGCGTAACCTCCCACGCCACAGCACCCCTCGCTTGTGGCGTGGAAGGTCGCAGTCAGAAGGGCTCACGCGGCGCGCCAATCCAAGCGATTGGCGGGGTTGGCCTTCGGGCACAGCGGTTGCTCAGTGGTCAACACGCAGCCACACCAATCACTCACCACGATGCGGACCACTTCGACCCGGGACGGTGCGGCTGAACCCGCAATCCCTCGAGGAGTCCATGCATCGTCAACAGCCACGTCTCCGAAGCATTCTTGTCTCGGCTCTCAGTCTGTTGTCCCTGGTGTCGGTCGCCTGGGGCGGTGCCGCGCAAGCGCAGACCTTCACCTCTGGCGTCGCGGATGGTTTCGCGATGCCCACCGAGCCGGTGTCTCCCAGCGCCGGCATGCTCGCGTACATCGCCGCGAACTACGGCTTCCCGGGCTCGCGTGCCCACGATGACGTGAGCGCCGACCGGTGGTTCGCGACCACGTTCACCAACCTGCGGCGCAACGGCCCC is part of the Myxococcus landrumus genome and encodes:
- a CDS encoding glycogen debranching protein, giving the protein MSTSRRLLPRGATLVALLSVTGCGESDYVRLYHSEARAPSYSVQDVESMQHMGATFSDQGVNFSLYSENATRLELLLFDDPEQNRPSRTYELTRYGDVWNVYVEGVGLGQHYGFRAWGPNWEFDPDWFPGAIHGFRADVDADGNRFNPNKLLTDPYSKALHRDHDWSKGSTASGPARTEVTYAASAKSVIVESQYAWGETERRWRDNRQNEQWEGHRWQDLIVYEVHAKGFTADGASGVRFPGTYRGMGEKADYFKDLGITAVELLPIHEKPLDGGYWGYQTINFFAPELSYAAHRQPHQVIDEFKWMVEELHKRDIEVIVDVVYNHTGEGGLWREKLESDDVQPGEPLDSLDPAEVAGLYSFRGIDNQAYYGLNGDRRTYWNNTGVGNQTRPNHRPMRKLIIDSLRFYVEELHVDGFRFDLAPILGERDQDYNRWDDPRNTVLQEIVDDPVLQRYNTRIIAEPWSAGGWYCMPMGEFPNSLNQPGHGWYEWNGRFRDWWRSFINKDDWKLNSNEGSLCGRPGSADGPFLMYGSKEWYERNGRRPYHSMNFITVHDGFTLYDLFAYDVKQNKCGPLNPVCCDNPNSPFCDKESGENHNRSRNWGAVGDARGESLRRQMMRNAFMAMMVSHGTPMILGGDEWMRTQLGNNNAYSTRADNPFNWYQWGTYLARDERHRMYEFVKAAIRLRKENRHAFAPGGYGKGAPLLWKSARNTEPADWDSKQLMMHYPDTSHGPELVVLINMEPRAVEFTLPPGRTWKRLIDTQAYFDSPEYLSAAGLDSRVTGNAWLERPAPVPGSTYGVPERTIVVLRAE
- a CDS encoding alpha-amylase family glycosyl hydrolase, with amino-acid sequence MVLRQRWALAWCLMLVAAGCLKRQGPPVLAPEGTVVAVAYIRDDARRGAVSQVPEGVRQRVVEALGKRNLQVRELPYEQYAAEFAKVTDTQRRFAMLKAQAPEAPLLLLVETRVSFFGQVGGRFSWDVYVKTTANRATSVLEPTSDMSDYGAALQFDQQREDDAQLEVARQISGQAAALFDSFLASPMLVPATDGGPGLVPGLTAPAGEGIEPGKSTPTEPPPPSTPAPKPYLGQWSPPPGDAIYFVMVDRFANGNPGNDGAVDAKDAQAFHGGDLQGVIDRLDGLKALGVRTVWLSPVFQMRTEKFYGYGAFHGYWVEDLGRVEPRFGDEALLARLSEELRRRDMRLVLDVVLNHVGPQTRLTREKPEWFHGLGPIANWEDPRELVMHDVHGLPDLAVEKEEVYAHLLSQSLRWVDAVKPAGFRLDAVKHLPLDFWARYNDDVRAHAGKDFLLLGELLDGDPVLLARVMKEGHFGAMFDFPLTFALVDVFCRGRSPSHLGATLFNDRLHPSPDSLVTMLDNHDLPRVMSECGGDVEKVRQALAVQLTARGVPALTYGIEEGLSGVKEPENRGDMRFTSGHPLREWIGRLLALRRGSEALQRGETWVLAAREDLFAYVRVSADEAVVIGINSGASPREVGLPDALAASRAVELTTGAVPTLGRVQRGLVFPAHHVTLMHLKAEVTGGYAALVKQARTRWRGEGERRTVVLETDDASLRVVGGGPELGGWKPERSLRPREGAITLSLPVGGVFEYKLVRDTGPGTFSWEGGANRLLHVPEGTEPLRQKVAWEQRPSAGSTFFQPPLSGAMTESPK
- the hemE gene encoding uroporphyrinogen decarboxylase — encoded protein: MNDRLLRAARRQPTDTTPVWLMRQAGRYLPEYRAIRGNIAFLDLCKHPDLAAEVTVQPVTRLGVDAAIIFSDILIPVEAMGITLELGDKGPHFPEPVRTAADIDKLAIPDPVEGTGFVAEAIRRTRKALNDSVPVIGFAGAPFTLAAYMVEGGGSKSYILIKRLMFEQPALAHRLFSKLTDTLIPYLKMQVAAGASIVQIFDSWGGELSPWDYERFCIPYLTRMVSELKATGVPVIVFGVGMSTHLSLLKRTGADVVGLDWTLPMDEGRRVLGPDVAVQGNLDPLHLFLPREELDGRIKDIIQRAGPVGHIFNLGHGILPPTDPDAAKFAVEAVHRHGAALRQGTLTP
- a CDS encoding ABC transporter ATP-binding protein, which gives rise to MADVILNGIKKSFGANLIVKGVDLHVRQGEFLVMVGPSGCGKTTLLRLIAGLEQVDAGEVRIGETRVNDVPPRDRDVAMVFQSYALYPHMTVRENLAFGLSLRKLPQAEIASRVDEVAAMLELSHLLERKPKALSGGQRQRVAMGRAIVRRPKVFLFDEPLSNLDTALRVQMRGELARLHRRLGATMIYVTHDQVEAMTLATRVAVFNGGVLQQVGPPLELYHRPANRFVAGFLGSPSMNFLEARRDGANLVGKGFTLLCPPDLSSETNQVLVGLRPQDLRVAPLGPLSGTVDAVERLGFDGYAFVTTEAGPVAARFDKGTQVSVGDRVTLAPVADALHLFTEDGARALRHPTEQASLEVAS
- a CDS encoding extracellular solute-binding protein, which produces MKRWAALLVLVLAVAWSAHAADAPAPLKLWHAYRGGEETALIQATARFTETTGVKVDLLGLPYDAYAHKLTNAIPHGAGPDVFIFNHERLRNFHAQNLVAATAKDFVRADYFANTVEALEVDGRVYGYPLSLKSLALYVNTDLVPRPPASTQELLAMLPALSNAAEGRFGLVYESGDFYFHAPFLFGFDGPLFDDTGRARFDTPGMARSLAFVKRLQDERWMPQEVSGALVKTLFNDGRAAMLISGPWFAGEIAPTVRYRVVALPTVSETGTPMKPFLGVEAAFVSARSEQAARAHALARFLSTGEASRVRTTVGRQIPADVAAYETQEVKEDTLISSFREAARNATPMPNTLEMARVWEPMKLALRAVLQGGVKPEDAGALADRRYRALHRERPADANPVPWLGLVGAMALGGTAYVLRRPAGAQSLRQRYPDLTRAATYVAPAAAGVLVLVFIPFVVGLSLSLFHHDAGQYSFVGLANFVDILASRGYSIREPLSFYFTLAVTLLWAVVNVVLHVCIGLGLALLLRDPLLKLRGMYRVLLIIPWAVPNYITALMWKSMFHRQFGAINGLLTLLGLEPVSWFTRFSTAFAANVATNTWLGFPFMMVVALGALQSIPQELYEAAEVDGASRWTQFRRITLPLLKPAMLPAVVLGSVWTFNMFNIIYLVSGGEPGGGTDILVSEAFRWAFQRNEQYGFAAAYSVLIFLVLLGWSAFTKRLLRTEETA